From a region of the Podospora pseudopauciseta strain CBS 411.78 chromosome 7 map unlocalized CBS411.78m_7, whole genome shotgun sequence genome:
- a CDS encoding uncharacterized protein (EggNog:ENOG503PE6J; COG:S) — MEIEGVDLSYTDEEGRTALIVAAMVENEKAVDILLEDPTLDPNHRDQTGRTALAWAALRSHRSILARLLAMESIDADIVDVNGKTPLLELCSGLDNWNSGAEREAVIRQLLASGRVNINARDSKGRTAVMMVAKTATEALFRLFLSQPGIELEAEDENRANVLLHAGIGENWRVVEILLELGRLDLNCKISDEAPHELRLRGQTIFSMAMAHGPERVRERLFMENDIDVNTPDRDGNTLLKLATEYGHASIVDRILSIEGVNPNIFAHDGETALMAAINGLSEEMADTLLKHKSIDPEKRNPDGRTPLSLAAERGLLQTVRRLLSFDQVDPDSRDNDGRSPLSWAISPSWNLRPQDTATSRKKVAQELLETGRVDLNAEDTEGCTLVERAIGDSRGDNILELLLAREDVNLNRVDKQGRNFLKMVLDRREPVLSRNICGILGVCYEDLEILDNPPVTHASEDTSSEGEDRVVMAMKWGRGLTGCQLELGVQREADYDGDRVEEWSLCKRCDTINLDEAFSRRSSSYWGNLIAKFDEPPSEKSQQSCGLCRLIASVHPAPSADSNTAEEQDQFELRAFSGLLIWLCEGSEDFYSNLPEDLIDTLFLAVVTSSGMKSDGYPDMRNMSDINGSETFEPVMRSGFIARVGSNCSYRGRALSVKHVPFNEVDFGQIKSWIADCTGNHSDAVCNPTKVHEIPHFRLIHCATRDIVHIDAAPPPHTALSYVWGAVQDGPQNQHSLAGLKMETVVEDAIKVTLALGYEYLWVDRYCVDQTPGSVKDEQLRHMNFVYYGAEVTIIDAAGEESSFGLPGVSQRFRKRPPAIKVQGHILTTIPPEPSREIQSSKWATRGWTYQEGLLSRRRLFFTQHEVSFECDGILAREAITVPPILSKFSTRLRNTGNNRDRPQPSPWLFPLGGVINMEEDDLGVHQRLSEYAPRQLTYELDALNAMLGVLQLYLSLPQPAYHLCGILIVPQTHRYDWSPGGPSVYVDVDPNTVAANLAGFVYGLLWTCRQPGTRRGGFPSWSWTGWTGTAKFEGPRRQWNSLVDVSIVEEGKKGLLSWGGYFGLGDWEKRYRFGHHHVLEVEGYVGYVTLREDTRYKWLDGFIATMEVGDEWTDGGFVLTKRCDDEGGEGEFRKRLLRETWMAVVMMSNHVLVVEQQASGLWERMGVAEMWVGRWIGPQPDGGEGLERRRLLLG, encoded by the coding sequence ATGGAGATCGAAGGCGTAGACCTGAGCTACACGGACGAAGAGGGCCGGACAGCACTAATTGTTGCAGCAATGGTTGAAAACGAGAAGGCTGTGGATATTCTCCTAGAAGACCCGACACTGGATCCCAATCATCGAGACCAAACAGGGCGGACAGCACTGGCCTGGGCGGCACTGAGAAGCCATCGATCGATACTGGCAAGGCTGCTCGCGATGGAGAGCATTGATGCTGACATCGTGGATGTCAATGGGAAAACGCCTCTCCTAGAATTATGCAGCGGCCTTGACAATTGGAATAGTGGAGCAGAAAGAGAAGCAGTTATTCGTCAGCTCCTTGCTTCTGGTCGAGTCAACATTAACGCAAGGGACAGCAAAGGGAGAACGGCTGTAATGATGGTGGCAAAAACTGCCACTGAAGCCCTTTTCCGGCTGTTTCTTTCTCAGCCAGGTATTGAACTTGAAGCGGAAGACGAGAACAGGGCAAATGTGTTGCTACACGCCGGCATTGGGGAAAactggagggtggtggaaatATTGCTGGAGCTGGGCCGGCTTGACTTGAACTGCAAAATATCGGATGAAGCGCCTCACGAATTACGTCTCCGTGGGCAAACAATCTTTAGCATGGCGATGGCACACGGGCCGGAACGTGTCAGGGAGAGGCTCTTCATGGAAAATGACATCGATGTCAACACCCCAGACAGAGATGGTAACACGTTGCTGAAGTTGGCAACGGAATATGGGCATGCGAGCATTGTTGACAGGATTCTCAGCATTGAGGGGGTGAATCCCAATATCTTTGCTCATGATGGAGAGACAGCCCTCATGGCCGCCATCAATGGTCTGTCCGAAGAAATGGCAGACACCTTGTTGAAACACAAGTCGATTGACCCAGAGAAACGCAATCCTGACGGACGGACGCCGCTTTCTTTGGCAGCGGAGCGAGGTTTGCTACAAACCGTTAGGCGGCTTCTCAGCTTTGACCAAGTCGACCCTGATTCCAGAGATAACGACGGTCGAAGCCCGCTGTCCTGGGCTATCTCGCCATCTTGGAACCTAAGGCCTCAAGACACGGCGACTAGTCGAAAAAAGGTGGCGCAAGAACTGCTCGAAACTGGCCGGGTCGATCTCAATGCCGAGGATACCGAAGGATGTACTCTGGTGGAACGAGCAATTGGTGATTCTCGTGGGGATAATATTCTGGAATTGCTTCTGGCCAGAGAAGACGTCAACCTCAATCGCGTGGACAAGCAGGGTCGGAACTTTCTCAAGATGGTTCTAGATCGAAGAGAGCCTGTTCTGTCACGGAATATCTGTGGAATACTTGGTGTTTGCTATGAGGATCTTGAAATTCTCGACAATCCTCCTGTCACACACGCGTCAGAAGACACCTCGAGCGAAGGCGAGGACCGAGTGGTAATGGCAATGAAGTGGGGCAGGGGTCTGACTGGCTGTCAACTGGAGCTGGGAGTACAGCGCGAAGCGGACTATGATGGCGACCGCGTGGAGGAATGGAGTCTTTGCAAGAGATGCGATACCATCAACCTTGATGAGGCCTTTTCTCGACGATCGAGCTCATACTGGGGCAATCTGATCGCGAAGTTTGACGAGCCGCCATCAGAGAAAAGTCAGCAGTCATGTGGACTCTGCAGACTGATAGCCAGCGTGCACCCGGCCCCCTCTGCGGATTCCAATACGGCAGAAGAGCAGGACCAGTTCGAACTACGAGCGTTTTCTGGCCTCCTCATTTGGCTGTGCGAAGGCTCGGAAGACTTTTACTCGAATTTGCCAGAAGACTTGATCGACACCCTGTTCCTTGCAGTTGTCACCAGCAGCGGCATGAAATCTGATGGTTACCCTGATATGCGAAACATGAGCGACATCAACGGCTCAGAAACCTTTGAGCCCGTGATGCGTTCGGGTTTTATAGCCCGCGTTGGCTCAAACTGTTCTTATAGAGGGCGGGCTCTCTCAGTCAAACACGTGCCATTTAATGAGGTGGATTTTGGGCAGATCAAGAGCTGGATCGCAGATTGCACTGGGAACCATTCAGACGCTGTCTGCAACCCAACCAAGGTTCATGAAATCCCACACTTTCGGCTTATTCACTGCGCGACGAGGGATATCGTCCATATAGATGcagcgccgccgccacaCACCGCCTTGAGTTACGTCTGGGGTGCCGTCCAAGATGGTCCACAGAACCAGCATAGTCTTGCCGGCCTCAAAATGGAAacagtcgtcgaggatgCGATCAAGGTTACTCTCGCTTTAGGCTACGAGTATCTCTGGGTAGATCGATATTGCGTCGACCAGACGCCCGGGTCGGTCAAAGACGAGCAGCTACGGCACATGAACTTTGTATACTATGGCGCAGAGGTCACCATCATCGAtgcagcaggagaagagtCATCCTTTGGCCTACCGGGTGTGAGCCAACGATTTCGAAAACGGCCGCCGGCGATAAAAGTGCAGGGACATATCCTGACTACCATCCCTCCTGAGCCGAGCCGTGAAATACAGTCGTCTAAGTGGGCCACTCGGGGGTGGACCTACCAGGAGGGATTGCTTTCTCGGCGCCGTCTATTCTTTACGCAGCACGAGGTGTCATTTGAGTGCGATGGCATACTTGCCAGAGAGGCCATCACCGTGCCCCCTATACTAAGCAAGTTCTCAACTCGGCTACGCAACACTGGAAACAATAGGGATCGcccccagcccagcccatGGCTCTTCCCCTTGGGTGGTGTCATCAACATGGAGGAAGACGACTTGGGGGTGCATCAACGACTATCGGAGTACGCACCACGGCAACTGACGTATGAGCTCGATGCTTTGAATGCGATGCTGGGGGTTCTTCAGTTGTATTTGTCGTTGCCGCAACCGGCTTATCACCTCTGTGGAATTCTTATTGTTCCGCAGACGCATAGATATGACTGGTCACCGGGTGGCCCGTCTGTGTACGTGGATGTTGACCCTAATACTGTGGCGGCGAATCTGGCGGGGTTTGTTTATGGTTTGCTGTGGACTTGTCGTCAGCCGGGGACACGACGGGGGGGATTTCCTAGCTGGTCGTGGACTGGGTGGACGGGCACGGCAAAGTTTGAAGGGCCACGGCGTCAGTGGAATAGTTTGGTTGATGTGTCGATTGTGGAAGAGGGGAAGAAAGGGCTGCTTTCATGGGGGGGTTATTTTGGTCTTGGTGATTGGGAGAAGAGGTATCGGTTTGGGCATCATCATGTTTTGGAAGTGGAAGGTTATGTGGGGTATGTCACTTTGCGGGAGGATACGCGATATAAATGGTTGGATGGGTTTATTGCTACTatggaggttggtgatgagtgGACGGATGGGGGTTTTGTGTTGACCAAGagatgtgatgatgaggggggtgaaggggagtTTCGTaagaggttgctgagggagacgtggatggcggtggtgatgatgagcaATCAtgttttggttgttgagCAACAGGCGAGTGGGCtctgggagaggatgggggttgcGGAGATGTGGGTAGGTCGTTGGATTGGGCCTCAAccggatggtggggagggtttagagaggaggaggttgttgctTGGGTAG
- a CDS encoding uncharacterized protein (BUSCO:EOG092628SP; COG:U; EggNog:ENOG503NVBJ) has product MLFKSTLSALWLAASAWAAGQNDEGDVKSIGLRTHTLVQPYLDSDMQSRWYDFGGDTIIRTDQYIRLTSDHPSQMGWLFSRVPLTATNWEIEVEFKIHGKGQLYGDGFAMWLTRERGKMGPVFGAADKFEGLGIFFDTYKNNRPGVVFPYVMAMVGDGHTSYDKDTDGKSTEFAGCSARGIRHATVPTKLRLTYFQDKYLKLELQYKSEGEWTMCFETNTPPTIPQVAYLGFSAETGELSDNHDIISINAKNLYTSQPNAGKSTPGSNKGGKKSYGGQEGGSSWTWFFMKIFFFFAVLGGAYVGFTAYRAKNQRSHRF; this is encoded by the exons ATGCTGTTTAAGTCGACCCTGTCAGCCCTGTGGCTGGCTGCGTCTGCTTGGGCCGCCGGCCAGAATGACGAGGGGGATGTCAAGAGCATAGGG TTGAGGACACACACACTCGTGCAG CCCTATCTTGACAGTGACATGCAAAGTCGGTGGTATGACTTTGGAGGGGACACGATTATCCGTACCGACCA GTACATCCGCCTGACCTCGGACCATCCCTCGCAGATGGGATGGCTCTTTAGCAGGGTGCCATTGACCGCCACAAACTGGGAAATCGAGGTGGAATTCAAGATCCACGGCAAGGGCCAGCTCTACGGCGACGGGTTCGCCATGTGGCTCACACGAGAGCGCGGCAAGATGGGCCCCGTCTTTGGCGCCGCCGACAAGTTTGAGGGTCTCGGTATCTTTTTCGACACGTACAAGAACAACCGCCCCGGCGTCGTGTTCCCCTACGTCATGGCCATGGTTGGCGACGGCCACACCTCGTACGACAAGGACACGGACGGAAAGAGCACCGAGTTTGCCGGCTGCTCGGCCAGGGGCATCAGACACGCCACCGTTCCCACCAAGCTTCGCCTGACGTACTTCCAGGATAAGTACCTCAAGCTGGAGCTGCAGTACAAGAGCGAGGGCGAGTGGACCATGTGCTTTGAGACGAACACTCCCCCCACGATTCCCCAGGTGGCGTACCTGGGCTTCAGCGCCGAGACGGGCGAGCTGAGCGATAATCACGACATCATTTCGATCAATGCGAAGAATCTGTATACGTCTCAGCCGAACGCGGGCAAGTCTACTCCTGGGAGCAACAAGGGGGGCAAGAAGTCTTATGGCGGACAGGAGGGGGGTAGCAGCTGGACTTGGTTCTTTATGAAgattttcttcttttttgcgGTGCTGGGTGGTGCGTATGTTGGGTTTACTGCGTACAGGGCCAAGAACCAGAGGAGCCACCGGTTTTAG